The stretch of DNA ACAAGTTATTCATTGGCTCAAGAAGAAGTCGCCTACTGAATGGTCTAAATCTCACTTTTCTGAAACTGTGAAATGTGATACCTTACTCAATAATATGTGTGAATGTTTTAATAGCATGATCATTGAGGCTAGAGATAAGCCGATTATCACTCTATTGGAGAAGTTAAGGTATCACCTTATGACCAGGATGCAAGCAAATATGGATAAAGGTACCAAGTGAAATGATGGTGATATTTGCCCTAGGATTAAGGATGTATTGCACAAAAATCAAGTTGAAGCAGCTGAATTTATTCCCAGGAAGTCAAATGAATGGAATTATGAGATAATAAGAGCAAGCATAATGAACAACTGGGCTGTGGATTTGCTAAATAGAAAATGTAGTTGTAGGAAATGGGATCTAACAGGAATTCCTTGCAAGCATGTCATTGCCGCGATTTGGGCTAAACATGATGACATTAATTCATATATGGATGATTGTTATAAGGTAGAAACTTATAGAACCATCTATGCATTTTCTATTCTACCTATGAATGGTCAAGAGATGTGGCCTAAGTCAAATAATATTCCTCCTTTACCTCCACGATTGGAAAGACAAAGTGCCAAAGGAAGAAAACAAAAGCTTCGCAAAAAAGAGCCTGATGAAGTTGGAGCAAGTAGacaaaaaatgaaaaggaagaacAAAATTGGATTGTAGCTTATGCCATAATCCAGGCCATAACAAAAGAACCTGCAAGTTAAATCGTGTGTATCCAGATTCTCATGATGATGAGACGGTGCAACAAGAATCCTCATTTCCTACTGCATCTTCTGCTCAAGTAAAGCTTCAGGTATGAGTTTATTACACATATcactttatttaattatattaataatacagtaatgataatttttttttattgtagGTAAGAAGAAGGTCTGCCAGCCAGGACTATATGAAAGCAACTCAAGAAAGTAGAGTGACTGGAGATATATTTTTTGATATGTAAGTTTCTGCTTAAAAGGATTGGTTGTTGCTGTTGGAGGTTATTTTTTGCTACTGAAGATTGGTGAAAAAGAGTTGGGATTACTGTTGAAGACTATATGGATAGGTTGATACGCCTAGCAGACGGTTGGGATAACTTGATGCGCATGAAAGAGTTATTTTTTGTCGCTAAAAGACTGGCGTAAAAGAGTTGATTTTAGTAAACTCTTCATTTTGGTTTAACTGATGTAAAGGGCTATTATAACATATTTCTTAGAAACTTAACATATTTCTCTACGAAGGAGTTGAGTTCAATGAATCTTTATTTTGGTTTGGGTTTTACTTTTGCTTTTGATGTGTCGAGTAAGTGGAGATGATTAAGCATATAAAGTTTAAACTAACTTTGTAAACAGAAAAAATAATGGTTTGCACTATTGATTCTAATAAGTCATGCACATTAATTATAAGTTATTTTGACCTAAGAAATGAAGAAGCAAGAAGAAAAGAAAACGTGCCTCAATCAAGAAAGAAGGAGAGCATTGTTAGTTGAATTCTCTACCTATGATAGTTAATTTAAAAAGATATGTTTCCTACATTAATTACTCTTTGGGTAAAGGTGGGGTTGTCACTATTTTGAACTAATCAAATTTACAGAACCCACAAAGAAATCATTTGAGAAGCTTAAGGCAGTCAGCGTTGGAAAATTTGCCATTTCTGTTAGTTTTTAAGTTGGTTCAGACCAAAGATGCTCTACTTTAGCAAAGTTCAAGGATTAAAGATGCTCTGGGTTATATTTGAAGGACAAAAATGAACTTATTCCCATAAATAAGGGATAATTTTAGTAAAAACTCACAATTACACCATCATTTAAGTTTAGCTGGTACAGCTAATCATTTACCATCTCTTCCAGGTCATCAATCTATATTTATTATATGGAGTTACCTATCAGAGTTACCTATTGTCACTGTTGTAAAACTTAACTTGCAGTGCAGTTGCATTTAGACTGATACTTCAGTCTACCTGAATAGTGAATTCTTAGTGATCTTGGTTCATGCATATCCATGGAAATTTTCTTTAAAGAAAGTTGAGTATTGACAACATGATAACCCTGACTTTTCAACAAATAAGCACCAAGCAATTTCGTGGGATAGTTAACTCACTTTTCTATGCTAGTTATCAAAATGAGTTTTGTGTGTTTCCAGTTAGGACCCTTCAGCTATCCAAGTATGAACCCTGATATTTGAGCTGTTTATAAGCATCTTGAGGTTTCAGTACAATATTCTAGCTGACATTAGACTGTTCTTCTTCACATAAAATCTGTTTGAAATTGGACTAGCCAGCTACAATTGGCTGATGTCTCTTTGTGTCATTAGAGATGCAAAGTTTGTTCAGCAATGTTGTCAACTTTGTCATAGGGATAATTAGTCATTTTTATTGACTATCCCTACGTGCCTATGGGTGTAGAGTGCATGTGATaagaattttgaattttgaatgaTTCCAGAACTTTGTATGATGTGATATGAAATTAACAATCATTTCTGAAGGTCGAGATGAGATGCAATGCTTGCTGGCTAGAATCGGAAGGACAGGCCATCGCCACAACTTGTGGCCACCTTTTCTATGTCCTAGTTTTGTATGTGTtccatatagacatggatttgtttTATGTGGTCCAGCCCCCAACGGGGTGGGTTAGTGTTGAAGAACTGGAGCGACAATCTTGGGAACTAAGGGTTCGCATCCAACATAGGCGAGACCAAGTGAATTCTTCCCATCTACCCAACTTTTGGTGGACGGGGTTATCCGATACCTATCctggtgggaggtagcaagtATCTAATGGATTAGTCAATGTGCGTGCAAGCTAGCATGGATATCCCGTTATCACAAAAAAATAGTATGTTCCATATAGTCATGTATATATATGCAGGTTTCTTAATTTTGGACATGATTTTGGTGTACAAATGCTATGATTCCATAATAATGTTAATACGCAAATGGTCATGGCTCCACAGATTTGTATCCTTCATTGTCTGTCCTGTGTTGCAACACCTGTGATATTCAATTTTACTTTTATAACATATTGAACTTGTGTCTACTTGAATTGTAACATcgttttttttggtaattaaaaacTTTTATTACCAACTGGAAGTATTTACAGCTCAAAAGAAACAAACAATAGAATTTAATGTTaccattttcatttttttttttaaaaacaatagaATTCTTATAGCACTGCCTAGCTAATACAAAGACTGGCTAAATAGCTACTATCAACTTCTCCATATTTAACTCCCCATTCCACCAGCCCATGCTAATTGGATAAAAATTTAATCCCTGCAACTTCCTAGCTAGTTTAGGTTTAAGACTTCCTCTAGAGTGTACTTCCAGAACAATTACCGTCACAAGAGTAGCAGTATACCTGGTGAATTTGTTGAAGACTCTACTATTTCTTTACTGCCATATATAGTAGTGTCATCCTGAATACTTCAGCAGTGACATCCATCCCTTTGCAATGTGTTACATTCTGCTTCCCAGTCTAGTGCTTGTCTTCTTATCCCTTACCATTGGAGTAACCTTTCCCATATAGCTGCTGCAACATCACACTTAAGAATAGATGGGATATGCTGTCCTGGGCAGTATTAGACAggggactggtggtggaatggggAGGTCCAAGGAAAAGTGGAAACTAAGAAAGCGGCATATTTGAAGCTAGTGGGGAGCACGGACGAGGAAGAGTGGAGGACGTatagggagtgttataagaaggcAAAGAGGGAGGCGAAGCTCGCAGTCACGGCGGCTAAGACTGCAGCTTTTGAAAGATTGTATGAGGATCTCGGGAGTAAAGGAGGGGATAGGAAACTGTACAAGTTAGCCAAGACTagggagaggaaggctcgggacctGGGTCgagtgaggtgcatcaaagacgaaGATGGTAAGGTATTGGTGGAAGAGTCATGTATCAGGCATAGATGGCAGGAGTACTTCCATAGACACTTGAACGAGGAAGGGGATAGGAATATCGTGCTGGGTGAGTTGGAGAACTCAGAGAGTCAGAGAGATTTTGGGTTTTGTAGGCGTGTTAAGTGTGAGGAGATTGATGTGTCAATACGGAAGAGAAGCAGGGGTAAGGCAACTGGGCCTGACGAGATCCGGATGGAATTTTAGAAAGAAGCGGGTAGGGtaggcttggagtggcttactAGTTTTTTAACGTCATTTTCAGGACGAGGAAGATGCCCGAAGATTGGCGGTGGAGTTTAATGATTCCGTTGTACaaaaacaaaggtgatatccagaactGCAACAACTATGGGGGTATCAAGCTGTTGAGTCACACTATGAAGGTTTCGAAGAGGGTGGTGGAGAAGAGAGTGAGGACAGGTGTATCTATCTCTGAGAACCAGTTCGGATTTATGCCGGGACGGTCAACTACAGAAGCCATTCACCTTGTGAGACGATTGGTGGAGCAATATAGGGAGAGGAAAAAGGACTTGcacatggtgttcattgaccttgAGAAGACTTATGACAAAGTCAGGATGTGCGGACATATCAAGAAAgacaagattaggaatgaagttatcaGGGACAAGGTGAGAGTGACATCCGTGGAAGACAATTTGCGGGAATCTAGGCTACGATGGTTTggacatgtgaagaggagagacgAAGATGTTccggtcaggaggtgtgagaggttgaccatggCGGACTTGAGGAAGGGCAAGGGTAGGCTAAAGAAGTATCggagagaggtgattaggcagcaCATGTCGGTGCTTCACCTAACCGAGGACATGACTagcgat from Nicotiana tomentosiformis chromosome 11, ASM39032v3, whole genome shotgun sequence encodes:
- the LOC138900835 gene encoding uncharacterized protein — protein: MDLFYVVQPPTGWVSVEELERQSWELRTGDWWWNGEVQGKVETKKAAYLKLVGSTDEEEWRTYRECYKKAKREAKLAVTAAKTAAFERLYEDLGSKGGDRKLYKLAKTRERKARDLGRVRCIKDEDGKVLVEESCIRHRWQEYFHRHLNEEGDRNIVLGELENSESQRDFGFCRRVKCEEIDVSIRKRSRGKATGPDEIRMEF